The Streptomyces tendae genome has a window encoding:
- the nuoL gene encoding NADH-quinone oxidoreductase subunit L: MENLIALLVAAPLLGAVVLLCGGRRLDAVGHWIGTALAAVSFALGLVLFSDLLGKGAEERTVTQHLFSWIPVEGFQADVAFRLDQLSMTFVLLITGVGSLIHLYSVGYMEHDERRRRFFGYLNLFLAAMLILVLADNYLLLYVGWEGVGLASYLLIGFWQHKPSAATAAKKAFLVNRVGDMGLSIAIMLMFLWFGTFAFGPVLGGHGEAGLAGEAGEGKLTAIALMLLLAACGKSAQVPLQSWLGDAMEGPTPVSALIHAATMVTAGVYLIVRSAAVFNGAPDAQLVVTIVGAVTLLFGAIVGCAKDDIKKALAGSTMSQIGYMVLAAGLGPIGYVFAIMHLVTHGFFKAGLFLGAGSVMHGMNDEVDMRRYGGLRKYMPVTFITFGLGYLAIIGFPGLSGFFSKDKIIEAAFAKGGTEGWILGACALLGAAITAYYMTRVMLMTFFGEERWRNAPTPSPAAPDVEPAAETRGEYEPPHPHESPKSMTVPMIVLAVGSVAGGAFFSIGDRFVHWLEPVTGHAHGHPPVSALTVTLSTVAVMVVGVAIAWAQYGRHPVPAVAPRGSLLTRAARRDLLQDDFNHVVLVRGGEHLTRSLVYVDHTLVDGVVNGTAASVGGLSGRMRRLQNGFARSYAVSMFGGAAVLVAATLLMRAV, encoded by the coding sequence GTGGAGAACCTGATTGCGCTGCTGGTGGCGGCGCCTCTGCTCGGAGCGGTGGTCCTGCTGTGCGGCGGACGCCGGCTGGACGCCGTCGGCCACTGGATCGGCACGGCGCTGGCCGCCGTCTCGTTCGCCCTCGGCCTGGTGCTCTTCAGCGACCTGCTGGGCAAGGGCGCCGAGGAACGCACCGTCACGCAGCACCTGTTCAGCTGGATCCCGGTGGAGGGCTTCCAGGCGGACGTCGCCTTCCGGCTCGACCAGCTGTCGATGACGTTCGTGCTGCTGATCACGGGCGTGGGCTCGCTGATCCACCTCTACTCCGTCGGGTACATGGAGCACGACGAGCGGCGCCGCCGCTTCTTCGGCTACCTGAACCTCTTCCTCGCGGCGATGCTGATCCTGGTCCTCGCCGACAACTACCTGCTGCTGTACGTCGGCTGGGAGGGCGTCGGTCTCGCCTCCTACCTGCTGATCGGCTTCTGGCAGCACAAGCCCAGCGCGGCCACGGCCGCGAAGAAGGCCTTCCTGGTCAACCGCGTCGGCGACATGGGCCTGTCGATCGCGATCATGCTGATGTTCCTGTGGTTCGGCACCTTCGCCTTCGGGCCGGTGCTCGGCGGCCACGGGGAGGCCGGTCTCGCCGGTGAGGCGGGCGAGGGCAAGCTGACCGCGATCGCCCTGATGCTGCTGCTCGCCGCGTGCGGCAAGTCCGCCCAGGTGCCGCTGCAGTCCTGGCTCGGGGACGCGATGGAGGGCCCGACCCCGGTCTCGGCCCTCATCCACGCGGCGACCATGGTCACGGCGGGCGTCTATCTGATCGTCCGCTCCGCGGCCGTGTTCAACGGCGCCCCGGACGCCCAGCTGGTGGTCACCATCGTCGGCGCGGTCACGCTGCTGTTCGGTGCGATCGTCGGTTGCGCCAAGGACGACATCAAGAAGGCGCTGGCCGGCTCGACCATGTCGCAGATCGGCTACATGGTGCTGGCCGCGGGCCTCGGCCCGATCGGCTACGTCTTCGCGATCATGCACCTGGTGACGCACGGCTTCTTCAAGGCCGGCCTCTTCCTCGGCGCCGGTTCGGTCATGCACGGCATGAACGACGAGGTCGACATGCGCCGCTACGGCGGCCTCAGGAAGTACATGCCGGTCACGTTCATCACCTTCGGGCTCGGCTACCTCGCGATCATCGGCTTCCCGGGCCTGTCCGGCTTCTTCTCCAAGGACAAGATCATCGAGGCGGCGTTCGCCAAGGGCGGCACCGAGGGCTGGATCCTCGGCGCCTGCGCCCTGCTGGGCGCGGCCATCACCGCGTACTACATGACGCGCGTGATGCTGATGACGTTCTTCGGCGAGGAGCGCTGGCGCAACGCGCCCACGCCGTCCCCGGCCGCCCCGGACGTCGAGCCGGCCGCCGAGACGCGCGGGGAGTACGAGCCGCCGCACCCGCACGAGTCGCCGAAGTCGATGACCGTCCCGATGATCGTGCTGGCCGTCGGATCGGTCGCGGGCGGCGCGTTCTTCAGCATCGGCGACCGCTTCGTGCACTGGCTGGAGCCGGTCACCGGGCACGCCCACGGGCACCCGCCGGTCAGCGCGCTGACGGTGACGCTGTCCACGGTCGCGGTCATGGTCGTCGGCGTGGCGATCGCCTGGGCGCAGTACGGACGGCACCCGGTGCCGGCCGTCGCCCCGCGCGGTTCGCTGCTCACCCGGGCCGCCCGCCGCGACCTGCTCCAGGACGACTTCAACCACGTGGTCCTGGTCCGCGGCGGCGAGCACCTCACCCGCTCGCTGGTCTACGTCGACCACACCCTGGTCGACGGCGTCGTCAACGGCACGGCGGCCTCCGTGGGCGGCCTGTCCGGGCGGATGCGCAGGCTGCAGAACGGCTTCGCGCGGTCCTACGCGGTCTCGATGTTCGGCGGCGCGGCGGTCCTCGTCGCCGCGACCCTGCTGATGAGGGCGGTCTGA
- a CDS encoding M56 family metallopeptidase, which yields MTYCLLLLSVVAVTAAVPVPRVLTRAKWPEREPVVALWVWQCLVATVLLCCLTALALGAAAVFGTVRAQLFAPAPPAVTAAYDLSAASPWTTVLTVLLASGAAWTTAMLGRELVEARRRRARAREHLRDRAPDLPSGLPEGRGPLLVLEEEYPDAWWMPGSPPQLIVTTGALQRLTDHQLDAVLTHERGHARARHDWLLHLSTALATGFPRVPLFAHFCEQTHRLVELSADDTASRRCGHLTTALALIELNQHRGVLSCASSHRLLGERVDRLLEPPPRLDRRHRALTTAAAALVPFVPLLITFAPGLTALP from the coding sequence ATGACGTACTGCCTGCTCCTGCTGAGCGTGGTCGCCGTGACGGCCGCCGTGCCCGTCCCGCGCGTGCTGACCCGGGCGAAGTGGCCGGAACGCGAGCCGGTGGTCGCCCTGTGGGTGTGGCAGTGCCTGGTCGCCACCGTGCTGCTGTGCTGTCTGACCGCCCTGGCGCTGGGCGCCGCGGCCGTCTTCGGCACCGTCCGCGCCCAGCTCTTCGCACCCGCTCCGCCCGCCGTGACCGCCGCCTACGACCTGTCCGCAGCGTCGCCGTGGACGACCGTGCTCACCGTGCTGCTGGCGTCCGGCGCGGCGTGGACCACGGCCATGCTGGGGCGCGAGCTGGTCGAGGCCCGCCGCCGGCGGGCCCGCGCCCGGGAGCACCTGCGCGACCGCGCGCCCGACCTGCCCTCGGGACTCCCCGAGGGGCGGGGCCCCTTGCTGGTGCTGGAGGAGGAGTATCCCGACGCCTGGTGGATGCCGGGCAGCCCGCCCCAGCTGATCGTCACCACCGGCGCCCTGCAGCGCCTCACCGACCACCAGCTGGACGCGGTCCTCACCCATGAGCGCGGCCACGCCCGGGCCCGCCACGACTGGCTGCTGCACCTGTCGACGGCGCTGGCGACGGGTTTCCCGCGCGTCCCGCTGTTCGCCCACTTCTGCGAGCAGACCCATCGTCTGGTCGAGCTGTCCGCCGACGACACGGCCTCCCGCCGCTGCGGCCATCTCACCACCGCGCTCGCGCTGATCGAACTCAACCAGCACCGGGGCGTGCTGTCCTGCGCCTCCAGCCACCGCCTGCTCGGCGAGCGCGTCGACCGCCTCCTGGAGCCGCCGCCCCGCCTGGACCGCCGCCACCGCGCCCTGACGACGGCCGCGGCGGCCCTGGTCCCCTTCGTCCCCCTCCTGATCACCTTCGCCCCGGGCCTCACGGCGCTGCCGTAG
- a CDS encoding HAD family hydrolase has protein sequence MAAPTDCSLIATDLDGTLLRGDDTLSDRSLAALAQAERAGARHLVVTGRPAPRVRSLLGDLGCTGLAVCGQGAQVYDAGTDRMLWSVRLDRELAETALGKIEAEVGEVYAAVDQDGVDGRTLIEPGYRMPHPTLPSVPVERRDDLWARPISKVLLRHPRLSDDALAAAARSVVGSLATVTMSGPGTVELQPCGVTKATGLALAAEHLGLRPEDTIAFGDMPNDVPMFRWAGHGVAMADAHAELKAVADEVTLSNEDDGVAVVLERLFGRTAGVGRQRSAQYAPKTLSIEP, from the coding sequence ATGGCCGCACCCACCGATTGTTCTCTCATCGCCACCGACCTGGACGGGACGCTGCTGCGCGGTGACGACACCCTGTCCGACCGCTCCCTCGCCGCCCTCGCGCAGGCGGAGCGCGCCGGTGCCCGGCACCTCGTGGTGACGGGCCGCCCGGCCCCCAGAGTGCGGTCGCTGCTCGGCGACCTCGGCTGCACGGGACTCGCGGTGTGCGGACAGGGGGCGCAGGTCTACGACGCCGGGACGGACCGGATGCTGTGGTCGGTCCGGCTGGACCGGGAGCTGGCGGAGACCGCGCTCGGCAAGATCGAGGCCGAGGTGGGTGAGGTGTACGCGGCGGTCGACCAGGACGGGGTCGACGGGCGGACGCTGATCGAGCCGGGCTACCGGATGCCGCACCCGACGCTTCCGTCGGTGCCGGTGGAGCGGCGCGACGACCTGTGGGCGCGGCCGATCAGCAAGGTGCTGCTGCGCCACCCGCGGCTCTCGGACGACGCGTTGGCGGCGGCGGCCCGGTCCGTGGTCGGCTCGCTGGCCACGGTGACCATGTCGGGGCCGGGGACGGTGGAGCTCCAGCCGTGCGGGGTCACCAAGGCGACCGGTCTGGCGCTTGCCGCCGAGCACCTGGGGCTGCGTCCCGAGGACACGATCGCCTTCGGCGACATGCCGAACGACGTCCCCATGTTCCGGTGGGCGGGCCACGGCGTCGCCATGGCCGACGCGCACGCCGAGCTCAAGGCGGTGGCCGACGAGGTCACCCTGTCGAACGAGGACGACGGCGTGGCCGTCGTCCTCGAGCGACTGTTCGGGCGGACGGCCGGAGTCGGCCGTCAGCGGTCGGCTCAGTACGCGCCGAAGACGTTGTCGATCGAGCCGTAG
- the fahA gene encoding fumarylacetoacetase, with protein sequence MPPFDVPEGDPFGPHNLPYGVFSPPGSADRTVGVRLGDHVLDAGAAAHALGSPYASLLARPTLNPLLAAGRTAWSDVRRALTAWVTVPAHRETVERFFHPLSEVTLHLPFEVADYVDFYASENHARNVGQIFRPDAADSLTPNWKHLPIGYHGRSGTVVVSGTDVVRPSGQRKAPTDTAPVFGPSVRLDIEAEVGFVVGVPSEQGSTVPLGAYRDHVFGLCLLNDWSARDIQAWEYVPLGPFLGKSFATSVSAWITPLDALEEARVAPPARTHELLPYLDDAREEPGGYDLRITVAINGHEVSECPFSTMYWTAAQQLAHMTVNGASLRTGDLYGSGTVSGPTERERGSLLELTWNGRDPLELPDGKRTFLEDGDVVTLSAWAPGPDGARVGLGEVTGRVVPAP encoded by the coding sequence ATGCCCCCCTTCGATGTCCCCGAGGGCGATCCCTTCGGCCCGCACAACCTGCCGTACGGCGTGTTCTCGCCCCCCGGTTCGGCGGACCGCACCGTGGGCGTCCGGCTGGGCGACCACGTCCTCGACGCCGGCGCGGCGGCACACGCCCTGGGCTCCCCCTACGCCTCCCTGCTCGCCCGCCCCACCCTCAACCCGCTGCTGGCGGCGGGCCGTACGGCCTGGTCGGACGTGCGGCGCGCGCTCACCGCGTGGGTGACGGTCCCGGCGCACCGGGAGACCGTCGAGCGGTTCTTCCACCCGCTGTCCGAGGTCACCCTGCACTTGCCGTTCGAGGTCGCGGACTACGTCGACTTCTACGCCTCGGAGAACCACGCCCGCAACGTCGGACAGATCTTCCGCCCCGACGCCGCCGACTCCCTGACCCCCAACTGGAAGCACCTGCCGATCGGTTACCACGGGCGCTCCGGTACCGTCGTGGTGTCCGGCACCGACGTCGTACGCCCCTCGGGGCAGCGCAAGGCGCCCACCGACACCGCCCCGGTCTTCGGCCCGTCCGTCCGGCTGGACATCGAGGCCGAGGTCGGCTTCGTCGTCGGTGTGCCGTCCGAGCAGGGCAGCACCGTGCCGCTCGGCGCCTACCGCGACCACGTGTTCGGCCTCTGCCTGCTCAACGACTGGTCCGCCCGCGACATCCAGGCCTGGGAGTACGTGCCCCTCGGCCCCTTCCTCGGCAAGTCCTTCGCCACCTCGGTGTCGGCGTGGATCACGCCGCTGGACGCCCTGGAGGAGGCCCGCGTCGCCCCGCCCGCGCGCACCCACGAGCTGCTGCCCTACCTGGACGACGCCCGGGAGGAGCCCGGCGGCTACGACCTGCGCATCACCGTGGCGATCAACGGCCACGAGGTCTCCGAGTGCCCCTTCTCCACCATGTACTGGACGGCCGCCCAGCAGCTCGCCCACATGACGGTGAACGGCGCCTCCCTGCGCACCGGTGACCTCTACGGCTCCGGCACGGTCAGCGGCCCCACCGAGCGGGAGCGCGGTTCGCTGCTGGAGCTGACCTGGAACGGCCGTGACCCGCTCGAACTCCCCGACGGGAAGCGGACGTTCCTGGAGGACGGCGACGTGGTGACGCTGTCCGCCTGGGCACCCGGTCCCGACGGTGCGCGGGTGGGCCTCGGCGAGGTCACGGGACGGGTGGTCCCGGCCCCCTGA
- a CDS encoding transglycosylase SLT domain-containing protein, which translates to MPVIASSRRRLVRSLAVAGTGVAVVALPLFGATGASAATTTQATTAASTTAYPENLDGWIREAMDVMAQNGIPGSYDSIHRNIMRESSGNPAAINLWDSNAAMGTPSKGLLQVIDPTFQAYHVPGTAFDPFDPVANIAAACNYAADRYGSIDNVFGAY; encoded by the coding sequence ATGCCCGTCATCGCTTCGTCCCGCCGCCGCCTCGTCCGCTCCCTCGCCGTCGCCGGCACCGGCGTCGCCGTGGTCGCGCTGCCGCTGTTCGGTGCCACCGGCGCCTCCGCCGCGACCACGACCCAGGCCACGACCGCCGCCTCCACGACCGCGTACCCGGAGAACCTCGACGGCTGGATCCGCGAGGCCATGGACGTCATGGCGCAGAACGGCATCCCGGGCTCCTACGACTCCATCCACCGCAACATCATGCGGGAGTCGTCCGGCAACCCGGCCGCCATCAACCTGTGGGACTCCAACGCCGCCATGGGCACTCCGTCGAAGGGCCTGCTGCAGGTCATCGACCCGACCTTCCAGGCGTACCACGTGCCCGGCACGGCCTTCGACCCGTTCGACCCGGTCGCCAACATCGCCGCGGCCTGCAACTACGCCGCCGACCGCTACGGCTCGATCGACAACGTCTTCGGCGCGTACTGA
- a CDS encoding NADH-quinone oxidoreductase subunit M, whose product MSFPLLTATAALPAIGAIATAAVPAAKRTAAKWLALLFSLATLALAITVLVRFDPGGDRYQLTESHSWIADFGVRYELGVDGIAVALIALTALLIPFIVLAGWHDADPLETGSRRWRPTQGFFALILAVEAMVIISFEATDVFLFYIFFEAMLIPMYFLIGGFGDRAHKDGEEKAATQRSYAAVKFLLYNLAGGLIMLAAVIGLYVVAGNFSLTEIAQARANGELEMATSTERWLFLGFFFAFAVKAPLWPLHTWLPNAMQESTAPVAVLITAVVDKVGTFAMLRFCLQLFPEASKWATPVILVLAVISIIYGALLAVGQRDIKRLIAYASISHFGFIVMGIFAMTSQGQSGATLYMVNHGISTAVLMLIAGFLISRRGSRLIADFGGVQKVAPVLAGTFLIGGLATLSLPGLAPFVSEFLVLVGTFTRYPVIGIIATFGIVLAALYTLVLYQRTMTGPVKPEVAAMPDLRVREIAVVAPLVVLLVFLGVYPKPVTDVVNPAVEHTMSDVQKKDPQPEVEAAK is encoded by the coding sequence ATGTCCTTTCCTCTCCTGACAGCGACGGCGGCGCTCCCGGCCATCGGGGCGATCGCCACGGCCGCCGTACCGGCCGCGAAGCGCACGGCGGCCAAATGGCTGGCCCTGCTGTTCTCGCTGGCCACCCTCGCCCTCGCGATCACCGTCCTGGTCCGCTTCGACCCGGGCGGCGACCGCTACCAGCTCACCGAGTCCCACTCGTGGATCGCCGACTTCGGCGTCCGCTACGAACTGGGCGTGGACGGCATCGCGGTGGCGCTGATCGCGCTGACCGCCCTGCTGATCCCGTTCATCGTGCTGGCGGGCTGGCACGACGCCGACCCGCTGGAGACCGGCAGCAGGCGGTGGCGGCCGACTCAGGGCTTCTTCGCCCTGATCCTGGCCGTCGAGGCGATGGTGATCATCTCCTTCGAGGCCACCGACGTCTTCCTCTTCTACATCTTCTTCGAAGCCATGCTCATCCCGATGTACTTCCTCATCGGCGGCTTCGGGGACCGTGCGCACAAGGACGGCGAGGAGAAGGCGGCGACCCAGCGGTCGTACGCGGCGGTGAAGTTCCTGCTGTACAACCTGGCCGGCGGTCTGATCATGCTGGCCGCGGTGATCGGGCTGTACGTGGTCGCCGGGAACTTCTCCCTCACCGAGATCGCGCAGGCCCGCGCGAACGGCGAGCTGGAGATGGCGACCAGCACCGAGCGCTGGCTGTTCCTCGGCTTCTTCTTCGCGTTCGCGGTGAAGGCGCCGCTGTGGCCGCTGCACACCTGGCTGCCCAACGCCATGCAGGAGTCCACCGCGCCGGTGGCCGTGCTGATCACGGCGGTCGTCGACAAGGTGGGCACCTTCGCGATGCTGCGCTTCTGCCTCCAGCTGTTCCCGGAGGCCAGCAAGTGGGCGACCCCGGTGATCCTGGTGCTGGCAGTGATCAGCATCATCTACGGCGCGCTGCTCGCCGTCGGCCAGCGCGACATCAAGCGGCTGATCGCCTACGCCTCGATCTCCCACTTCGGCTTCATCGTCATGGGCATCTTCGCGATGACCAGCCAGGGCCAGTCCGGGGCGACGCTCTACATGGTCAACCACGGCATCTCGACCGCCGTGCTGATGCTGATCGCCGGGTTCCTGATCTCCCGGCGCGGCTCCCGGCTCATCGCCGACTTCGGCGGTGTGCAGAAGGTGGCCCCGGTACTCGCCGGCACCTTCCTGATCGGGGGTCTGGCGACCCTCTCGCTGCCGGGGCTCGCGCCCTTCGTCAGTGAGTTCCTTGTCCTGGTCGGCACGTTCACGCGCTACCCGGTGATCGGGATCATCGCCACCTTCGGCATCGTGCTCGCCGCGCTCTACACCCTCGTCCTGTACCAGCGGACGATGACCGGCCCGGTGAAGCCCGAGGTCGCCGCGATGCCCGACCTGCGGGTCCGGGAGATCGCGGTGGTGGCGCCGCTGGTCGTGCTGCTGGTGTTCCTGGGCGTCTACCCGAAGCCCGTCACGGACGTCGTGAACCCGGCGGTGGAGCACACCATGTCCGACGTACAGAAGAAGGACCCCCAGCCCGAGGTGGAGGCGGCCAAGTGA
- the recQ gene encoding DNA helicase RecQ: MYGTGGVAGMTVTDSGASAALHRVFGYEAFRGEQQAVVDHVIAGGDAVVLMPTGGGKSLCYQIPALVRPGTGVVVSPLIALMQDQVDALRALGVRAGFMNSTQDFDERRTVEAEFLAGELDLLYLAPERLRLDSSLDLLSRGKISVFAIDEAHCVSQWGHDFRPDYLTLSVLGERWPDVPRIALTATATHATHREITERLGMPDARHFVASFDRPNIQYRIVPKADPRKQLLAFLREEHAGDAGIVYCLSRNSVDKTAEFLSRNGIEAVPYHAGLDAGTRAAHQARFLREEGLVVVATIAFGMGIDKPDVRFVAHLDLPKSVEGYYQETGRAGRDGLPSTAWMAYGLNDVIQQRKLIQSGEGDEAFRRRANQHLDAMLALCETVRCRRGQLLAYFGQEPDGEHCGNCDTCLVPPETWDGTVAAQKVLSTVVRLQRERGQKFGAVQIVDILLGRRSAKVIQFDHDQLSVFGIGGELSEAQWRGVVRQLLAQGLLAVEGDYGTLVLTEASGAVLRREREVPLRKEPEKPVSAKGAGSRGDRKAKAAAAELPEELQPAFEALRAWRAEQAREQGVPAYVIFHDATLRDIVTAWPTSVAELGGISGVGEKKRATYGEGVVAVLAGLSAPGPAPAPARDAAAAPDAPEEAPDDWPDDEPDWS; this comes from the coding sequence ATGTACGGGACGGGCGGTGTCGCCGGGATGACAGTGACGGACAGTGGGGCGTCGGCGGCGCTGCACCGGGTCTTCGGCTACGAGGCCTTCCGCGGTGAGCAGCAAGCGGTCGTCGACCATGTGATCGCGGGCGGCGACGCGGTCGTGCTCATGCCGACCGGCGGCGGCAAGTCGCTCTGCTACCAGATCCCGGCCCTGGTCAGGCCCGGCACGGGCGTGGTCGTCTCCCCGCTGATCGCGCTGATGCAGGACCAGGTGGACGCGCTGCGGGCGCTCGGCGTGCGGGCCGGCTTCATGAACTCCACGCAGGACTTCGACGAGCGGCGGACGGTCGAGGCCGAGTTCCTCGCCGGCGAGCTCGACCTGCTGTACCTGGCGCCGGAGCGGCTGCGCCTGGACAGCAGCCTCGACCTCCTCTCCCGCGGCAAGATCTCCGTCTTCGCCATCGACGAGGCGCACTGCGTCTCCCAGTGGGGCCATGACTTCCGGCCGGACTACCTCACCCTGTCCGTGCTGGGGGAGCGGTGGCCGGACGTGCCCCGCATCGCCCTCACGGCGACCGCCACGCACGCCACCCACCGGGAGATCACCGAGCGGCTGGGCATGCCCGACGCCCGGCACTTCGTCGCCAGCTTCGACCGGCCCAACATCCAGTACCGCATCGTGCCCAAGGCCGACCCGCGCAAGCAGCTGCTGGCCTTCCTGCGCGAGGAGCACGCGGGGGACGCGGGCATCGTGTACTGCCTCTCGCGCAACTCGGTGGACAAGACCGCCGAGTTCCTGTCGCGCAACGGCATCGAGGCGGTGCCGTACCACGCGGGTCTCGACGCGGGGACGCGCGCCGCGCACCAGGCGCGGTTCCTGCGCGAGGAAGGGCTGGTCGTGGTGGCGACCATCGCCTTCGGCATGGGCATCGATAAGCCGGACGTCCGCTTCGTCGCCCACCTCGACCTGCCCAAGTCGGTGGAGGGCTACTACCAGGAGACCGGCCGCGCGGGCCGCGACGGACTGCCGTCGACGGCGTGGATGGCCTACGGACTCAACGACGTCATCCAGCAGCGCAAGCTGATCCAGTCGGGCGAGGGCGACGAGGCGTTCCGGCGGCGGGCCAACCAGCATCTGGACGCCATGCTCGCCCTGTGCGAGACCGTGCGGTGCCGGCGCGGCCAGCTCCTCGCCTACTTCGGCCAGGAGCCGGACGGCGAGCACTGCGGCAACTGCGACACCTGCCTGGTCCCGCCGGAGACCTGGGACGGCACGGTGGCGGCGCAGAAGGTGCTGTCCACGGTCGTACGGCTGCAGCGTGAGCGCGGGCAGAAGTTCGGCGCCGTGCAGATCGTGGACATCCTGCTGGGCCGGCGCTCCGCCAAGGTCATCCAGTTCGACCACGACCAGCTCTCCGTGTTCGGGATCGGCGGCGAGCTGAGCGAGGCGCAATGGCGTGGTGTGGTCCGCCAGTTGCTCGCCCAGGGACTTCTCGCGGTCGAGGGCGACTACGGCACGCTGGTGCTGACCGAGGCCAGCGGGGCGGTGCTGCGGCGGGAGCGGGAGGTGCCGCTGCGCAAGGAGCCCGAGAAGCCGGTGTCCGCCAAGGGCGCGGGCAGCCGGGGCGATCGCAAGGCCAAGGCCGCCGCGGCCGAGCTGCCCGAGGAGCTTCAGCCCGCGTTCGAGGCGTTGCGCGCCTGGCGGGCCGAGCAGGCCAGGGAACAGGGCGTCCCGGCGTACGTGATCTTCCACGACGCCACGCTGCGGGACATCGTCACGGCGTGGCCCACCTCGGTGGCGGAGCTGGGCGGGATCAGCGGCGTGGGCGAGAAGAAGCGGGCGACGTACGGGGAAGGGGTGGTGGCCGTGCTGGCAGGGCTGTCGGCACCAGGACCGGCGCCGGCACCCGCACGGGATGCCGCCGCCGCGCCAGACGCCCCCGAGGAGGCCCCGGACGACTGGCCCGACGACGAGCCCGACTGGTCCTGA
- the nuoN gene encoding NADH-quinone oxidoreductase subunit NuoN, protein MSATAAVHSLWTTAADPIAKIDAPKIEYGQLAPTLIVVGAALVGVLVEAFVPRRSRYYTQMFVAVVALAAAFAAVVALAADGYATTKAGIAAMGAIAVDGPALFLQGTILLTALVGLFTFAERRLDPEAHGNRVDSFAAQAAAVPGSDAEKRAVKAGFTTTEVFPLLLFAVAGMLVFPAANDLLTLFVALEVLSLPLYLLCALARRKRLMSQEAAVKYFLLGAFASAFTLFGIALLYGYAGSMSYATIAQVVDGTVPEITPALADTMGNDALLLIGAALLVMGLLFKVGAVPFHMWTPDVYQGAPTPVTGFMAAATKVAAFGALLRLLYVVLPGLRWDWRPVMWGVAIVTMLAGAIVAITQTDIKRLLAYSSIAHAGFILAGVIAATPSGISSVLFYLAAYSFVTIGAFAVVTLVRDAGGEATHLSKWAGLGRRSPLVAAVFAVFLLAFAGIPLTSGFAGKFAVFKAAAEGGAAPLVVIGVISSAVAAFFYIRVIVLMFFSEPRPEGPTVAVPSPLTMTAIGVGVAVTVVLGVAPQYFLELAGDAGVFVR, encoded by the coding sequence GTGAGCGCAACAGCAGCCGTCCACAGCCTGTGGACAACCGCGGCCGATCCGATCGCCAAGATCGACGCACCCAAGATCGAGTACGGGCAGCTCGCGCCCACCCTGATCGTCGTCGGCGCGGCGCTCGTCGGGGTGCTGGTCGAGGCGTTCGTGCCGCGCAGGTCCCGGTACTACACGCAGATGTTCGTCGCCGTGGTCGCGCTCGCCGCCGCGTTCGCCGCGGTGGTGGCGCTCGCCGCGGACGGGTACGCCACCACGAAGGCGGGCATCGCGGCGATGGGCGCCATCGCCGTCGACGGACCGGCGCTCTTCCTGCAGGGCACCATCCTGCTGACGGCGCTGGTGGGTCTGTTCACCTTCGCCGAGCGCCGGCTCGACCCGGAGGCGCACGGCAACCGCGTCGACTCCTTCGCCGCGCAGGCCGCGGCCGTCCCCGGCAGCGACGCCGAGAAGCGGGCCGTCAAGGCGGGGTTCACCACCACCGAGGTGTTCCCGCTGCTGCTCTTCGCGGTCGCGGGCATGCTGGTCTTCCCGGCGGCCAACGACCTGCTGACGCTGTTCGTGGCCCTGGAGGTCCTCTCCCTCCCGCTGTACCTGCTGTGCGCGCTGGCCCGCCGCAAGCGGCTGATGTCGCAGGAGGCGGCGGTCAAGTACTTCCTGCTCGGCGCGTTCGCCTCCGCGTTCACCCTGTTCGGCATCGCCCTGCTGTACGGCTACGCGGGCTCCATGTCGTACGCGACGATCGCGCAGGTCGTCGACGGCACGGTGCCGGAGATCACCCCGGCGCTCGCCGACACCATGGGCAACGACGCGCTGCTGCTGATCGGCGCGGCGCTGCTGGTCATGGGCCTGCTGTTCAAGGTCGGCGCGGTGCCCTTCCACATGTGGACGCCCGACGTCTACCAGGGCGCCCCCACGCCGGTCACCGGCTTCATGGCGGCGGCCACCAAGGTCGCGGCGTTCGGCGCCCTGCTGCGCCTGCTGTACGTGGTGCTGCCGGGGCTGCGCTGGGACTGGCGGCCGGTCATGTGGGGCGTCGCCATTGTCACCATGCTGGCCGGCGCGATCGTGGCGATCACCCAGACCGACATCAAGCGGCTGCTGGCGTACTCCTCGATCGCGCACGCGGGCTTCATCCTCGCGGGTGTCATCGCGGCCACGCCGTCGGGCATCTCGTCGGTCCTGTTCTACCTGGCGGCCTACTCCTTCGTGACGATCGGCGCCTTCGCCGTGGTCACGCTGGTGCGGGACGCCGGCGGCGAGGCGACCCACCTGTCCAAGTGGGCGGGCCTGGGCCGGCGCTCCCCGCTGGTGGCGGCGGTGTTCGCGGTGTTCCTGCTGGCCTTCGCGGGCATCCCGCTGACCTCGGGCTTCGCCGGGAAGTTCGCCGTGTTCAAGGCGGCGGCGGAGGGCGGGGCGGCCCCACTGGTCGTGATCGGCGTGATCTCGTCGGCGGTCGCGGCGTTCTTCTACATCCGCGTCATCGTGCTGATGTTCTTCAGCGAGCCGCGCCCCGAGGGCCCGACCGTCGCGGTGCCGTCGCCGCTGACGATGACGGCGATCGGGGTCGGCGTGGCGGTCACGGTGGTGCTCGGTGTGGCACCGCAGTACTTCCTGGAGCTGGCCGGGGACGCGGGGGTGTTCGTGCGCTGA